The region GCCTGGGAATTCTGGCCGAGCGCCAGGCGGGCCAGGGTCACGCGACGGCGCTGGCCGGCCGACAGATAGCGCACGGGCACGTCCGCCAGCGCCTCGATGGAGAACTGGAACAGCGCGGGCTCGACATTCGGGTCGAACCCGTAAAGCCGCGCCCAGAAGGTCAGGTTCTCGGCGGCGGTCAGTGACGGTTTGAGCGGGTCGGCATGGCCGATATAGGCGACGCGGGCGCGATGCCCGTCGCGGTCGTCAGTGATATCGCTGCCTTCCCAGTCGATCCGCCCGGACGCCGGCGGGAGCAGGCCGGCGAGTACCCGGAGAAGGCTCGACTTGCCGCTGCCGTTCGGGCCCGACAGCAGCATCGCCCGGCCGGGATTCAACGCAAGGTCCAGCCCGGCGAAGACCGCGCGCTCGCCGCGAATGCATCCAAGCTTGTGTGTGGTGAGCCCCTGCACGTTTCCTCGATTTCACGCGTCGCTGGTTTTACGCCGATGTCCCGGCGGCGCGCGAACCTAGCAAAGTGCGCGCCGTCTGCCGAGCGTGCTTGTCGATAGGGGCCGGACGGGCAACACTCGGTGCACATCATCGACACCACAACCCGGGGGGAGGAATCATGTCGCTCGAAGACAACAAGGCCGTGGCGCGGAAATTTTTCGAGGAATTCACCAGGGGAAATCTTCAGGCCGTGGCCGACCTGATGCATGAAGATCATGTGTTCCATTTCCCGCTGTTGCCGGGGCCGGTCGACAAGCCCGGTCATGTCGCCGGGCAGGCGGCGGTGAAGGCGGCGTTCCCGGACTATGCGATGGACGTCACCGAGCAGATCGCCGAGGGCGACATGGTGTTCAACCGGTTGCACATCACCGGCACCCATGAGGGCGAGTTCATGGGGCGGCCGGGCAGCGGGAAGACCTTCGAGCTCGCCACCTTCAATGTGATGCGGATCCGCGACGGCCGGGTCGTCGACGAGTGGGACGAGTTCGACACGCTCGGCTTTCTCGCCCAGCTGGGGATCGTCGAGAGACCGTAGGCGCGGGACCGGAAGGAGAACGAAAAAGGCCGCCGGTTGGGGGTTCCGGCGGCCTTTAAGGGCCTGGATCAGCGTCGGCCCGAAGGGGATCGGGGCGACGCCTTGGAGGCAAACCGAAAGCGTTGATGGGGGACGCTATCGGTCAGCCTTCAACATGGTGTGCCAGTTTGGCGAGAGATGGGTCGCAATGCGGCGGAAATGTGGTTTCTGCGTTCGCTTGCAAACCCGCCAGATCCCGCGCCCGGGCGGCGCGGCTGACCTCGTCGATCACCGCATATGTCAGACCGATATCCCGCAGGATGCGAGGGTCGAGGGCCTGCAGTTCCCGACGCCAGCGCGCATGGGCGCGGCGGGCCAGCCAGCGGTCGTGCCAGTCGGCGATATGGCGCAGCAGTTTGTTGGTTCGCGGCAGGGCCGAGCGGGGCGCGGGCCGCGCCCGACGGAGCCGTTTGTCCTTCATATCCATACCCCGATCCTTCCCTGGGTGAGTTCCAGGGATGTCTGACCGACCGGCAGATCCGTTTGCCGACCCGCCGGATGCTTCGGTAGCTCGCCCGCGGCGCAGATGATCGCCTGCAAGCCCATATTTTCCAGAATGCGTCGGATGTACCGATTGTGTCGGGTCATGTCGGTCCTCGTTCGGTTGTCTGTCACGGGAGATAATTGCGACCGGCCGATACTTAAATCCAACGAATAGTTTTGATTGAAAACATCAGAAAAATTGATAA is a window of Alphaproteobacteria bacterium DNA encoding:
- the ccmA gene encoding heme ABC exporter ATP-binding protein CcmA, producing MQGLTTHKLGCIRGERAVFAGLDLALNPGRAMLLSGPNGSGKSSLLRVLAGLLPPASGRIDWEGSDITDDRDGHRARVAYIGHADPLKPSLTAAENLTFWARLYGFDPNVEPALFQFSIEALADVPVRYLSAGQRRRVTLARLALGQNSQAGPPLWLLDEPATGLDPDAVSMLANSILAHLSNEGVAIVSTHGGRLDELLDGHAERFDMGGFVAGPRNS
- a CDS encoding ester cyclase — encoded protein: MSLEDNKAVARKFFEEFTRGNLQAVADLMHEDHVFHFPLLPGPVDKPGHVAGQAAVKAAFPDYAMDVTEQIAEGDMVFNRLHITGTHEGEFMGRPGSGKTFELATFNVMRIRDGRVVDEWDEFDTLGFLAQLGIVERP